A region of Streptomyces sp. WMMC500 DNA encodes the following proteins:
- a CDS encoding PAS domain-containing protein: MSSRPSRGAARLAAILDALPDALLLVDTNGTVVAANRVALETFERPGAAVVGRGLLDLLPDFDPQLIPGSMRRPRGDATGSVAPDAGARDEERTKPLRMAARRTDGSDFPAEVTSADLEDGPGGESPYAPGHHYTGDELLMLVVRDLTGTAEVEAELHRQRRQTEMILRAAAEGIVGTDTTGRVVLVNPSAAQILGYRASELGGADLHPLIHHSRADGTPLPYEETPIADTLRSGRKHRVRGQVLWGRDGQPVPVDMTTAPVRDGDQLVGAVLAFTDRRRRDATEARLAQVQAVLDVALRGPLDTLRAELNTLVDDPAGQLWPEANQTLRHLSAGYGRMTALIDSVLDFQRLDSGRERLAVETVNVEDVVHAATEGADELIGPGRAQFVVHAPQVEIEADGRWLALALAHLIAEVAGVDATGRRTAGASDAPVVVAAALRGDVVRIEVQGPRGVGGSAGRSGSGGGSGAGTGAGAVHEPLARGVALLHGGILQTHEVPGQSGGAYLLEVPVQAAGPAARAARARETAGRGRDTGNETTVMPGAEPPMRGSASRGARASGRSAGAGESGEPVGAGGAGAADGSAGSEGGTAGGGRTGGGRRRRAAPASAESGAGAGTPPRGTGTGGTGTGRRRRGATPPAGVPAGADGPAVADGPGGAGMSAEGVAAAGLPPGQGAGGGTGHGGPGAAGGRGGGAAEAGGPAAEPGPTPGHGTARGAAAHEAVGGVAGQAAPGGPAPAHGASGGGGQRRAAPDEGQDAYGGGGGVPAGGTGDAQAEAGTAMGGTGGAGEASAVDTGAAALGHALPGTQGRGRRRRPVGQGPGSQSQQDRGESGEPATGGRRRPVGRGPAGPEGPGPGGRGGHADPHGFEGQGAPGGPGGPEGNGGQGGPGGPGGRGGPGGFDGPGGPGGPGGPDDPTGPGGPIGPGGPAGPGGPGGPGGRGGPGGQAGPGRGGAPGGPLGPAAPGGPGRVGPHGPAGPVPPGGPVAHTGTGARAEQVDHPSRTGHAPGHAEPPAPAEYDDDAAPGGPPSRGGRTGPAYPAGPGEYDDAGRGPSRTRDDRDGYEDPEGPAGEYGDGAVPGPARRARGNPGGYAGRGDPGDPATGEYDHAPATPGHGRGRTRGNPDAYDDAADPARGRARAQGDSGRAGAPAAGAYDDPATAGRLEPADPAGHRPGAGQPAALPASQHSAAPQLPQGTTDPAVRNVPGTPVPPAGTGPAQPQHPTGRRRRPAAPAETPQGAPALPPGDRHRPGPAAQDPDTGPYPHSQNPGGEPSYAAPGPRRGTGRPVQDPDTGPYPHEGGRGPGAADDTGEVRTVRTSQTPHPGHGTPDTGHPRRGDAAPAVPAQHDPRTQGDGRTQGDPRTQNDPRTQGDPRTHGGVPQQPGPQAPAAQTPAAQTTGADPRVSGHTPVPVDPRHEMQTPARGVDPRRAAPRAQQPAGNSPDTPAAASGSAPAAHGGATRFARSAATPAMPALPAQQSGPISVRTLGQGVAYVDRPSGQPAQGGPGGGQGNRDADGSGDGGDGGRDIPDGPSAEGGRESRGGAHPAHDPYDIGDEPTGSRRRLGAGTPQEGTPPHAAQQHAPQQPHRPPRPGTSARRDAIGRAFAIGAPDASAAEGPEPLDGRHGVVEVAAQDPETTPLRLDDEMPPEPLDNPRRLLVWPEPDAATQQALTARNYRPVVVHSREELDAQISVSPAGLFVDPLTGPITRTALQSLRTAAVAASVPVLVTAGLGQATREAAYGADPAVLLKALAPRDSEQHPPRVLLFEENPDIADALAATLERRGMQVMHATSDEAAVDLATRFRPNLVVMDLMRIRRRRTGIVDWLNANGMLNRMPMVVYTAVDINRAELPRLRSGETVLFLAERSTSAEVQNRIVDLLAKIGTT, from the coding sequence CTTCCCCGCCGAGGTCACCAGCGCGGACCTGGAGGACGGCCCGGGCGGCGAGTCCCCGTACGCGCCCGGGCACCACTACACGGGCGACGAGTTGCTCATGCTCGTCGTACGGGACCTCACGGGCACGGCCGAGGTCGAGGCGGAACTGCACCGGCAGCGCCGGCAGACCGAGATGATCCTGCGCGCCGCCGCCGAGGGCATCGTCGGTACGGACACCACCGGCAGGGTCGTCCTCGTCAACCCCTCCGCCGCGCAGATCCTCGGCTACCGCGCCAGCGAACTCGGCGGCGCCGACCTCCACCCCCTCATCCACCACTCGCGCGCCGACGGCACCCCCCTGCCGTACGAGGAGACCCCGATCGCCGACACCCTGCGCTCGGGACGCAAGCACCGCGTCCGCGGCCAGGTGCTGTGGGGACGCGACGGGCAGCCGGTGCCGGTGGACATGACGACGGCCCCGGTGCGCGACGGCGACCAACTCGTCGGCGCCGTCCTCGCCTTCACCGACCGGCGGCGGCGCGACGCGACGGAGGCGCGGCTCGCGCAGGTGCAGGCGGTGCTCGACGTCGCGCTGCGCGGCCCGCTCGACACGCTACGCGCGGAGCTGAACACGCTCGTCGACGACCCGGCCGGGCAGCTCTGGCCCGAGGCCAACCAGACGCTGCGCCACCTCTCCGCCGGCTACGGGCGGATGACCGCGCTCATCGACAGCGTGCTCGACTTCCAGCGGCTGGACTCCGGCAGGGAGCGGCTGGCGGTGGAGACGGTGAACGTCGAGGACGTGGTGCACGCCGCGACCGAGGGCGCGGACGAGCTGATCGGGCCCGGCCGGGCGCAGTTCGTGGTGCACGCGCCGCAGGTGGAGATCGAGGCGGACGGGCGCTGGCTGGCGCTGGCGCTGGCGCACCTGATCGCGGAGGTCGCCGGGGTCGACGCCACGGGGCGGCGGACGGCGGGGGCGTCGGACGCGCCGGTGGTGGTGGCGGCGGCGCTGCGCGGGGACGTGGTGCGGATAGAGGTGCAGGGGCCGCGCGGAGTGGGGGGCTCCGCCGGTCGTTCGGGGTCGGGTGGCGGGTCCGGTGCCGGGACCGGTGCGGGTGCGGTGCACGAGCCGCTGGCCCGGGGCGTGGCGCTGCTGCACGGCGGGATTCTGCAGACGCACGAGGTGCCGGGGCAGAGCGGCGGCGCGTATCTGCTGGAGGTGCCGGTGCAGGCCGCCGGGCCGGCGGCGCGGGCCGCGCGGGCGCGGGAGACCGCGGGGCGCGGGCGGGACACCGGGAACGAGACGACGGTGATGCCGGGCGCGGAGCCGCCGATGCGGGGGAGTGCGTCGAGGGGCGCGCGGGCTTCCGGGCGGTCGGCCGGGGCGGGGGAGTCGGGCGAGCCGGTCGGGGCCGGCGGGGCCGGTGCCGCTGACGGGTCTGCCGGGAGTGAGGGCGGTACGGCCGGTGGCGGGCGTACGGGCGGCGGGCGGCGCCGCCGCGCCGCACCCGCTTCGGCGGAGTCCGGCGCCGGAGCGGGGACGCCCCCGCGCGGCACGGGTACGGGCGGTACGGGCACGGGCCGGCGCCGGCGCGGAGCGACGCCTCCCGCGGGGGTGCCGGCGGGGGCCGACGGTCCCGCGGTTGCCGACGGTCCCGGCGGGGCCGGGATGTCCGCGGAGGGCGTTGCGGCGGCGGGGTTGCCGCCGGGTCAGGGTGCGGGCGGCGGTACGGGGCACGGTGGCCCGGGTGCGGCGGGCGGTCGCGGGGGCGGTGCCGCGGAGGCCGGCGGACCGGCGGCGGAGCCGGGGCCCACGCCCGGGCACGGTACGGCGCGGGGTGCGGCGGCGCACGAGGCGGTCGGCGGCGTCGCCGGGCAGGCGGCTCCCGGTGGCCCGGCGCCGGCGCACGGCGCGAGCGGGGGCGGCGGACAGCGGCGGGCGGCGCCGGACGAGGGGCAGGACGCGTACGGCGGCGGTGGCGGTGTGCCGGCGGGCGGTACGGGCGATGCGCAGGCCGAGGCCGGCACCGCGATGGGCGGTACCGGTGGCGCCGGGGAGGCCAGCGCCGTGGACACCGGAGCCGCGGCGCTCGGGCACGCCCTCCCCGGTACGCAGGGCCGCGGGCGGCGCCGGCGGCCCGTGGGCCAGGGGCCGGGCAGCCAGTCGCAGCAGGACCGCGGCGAGTCGGGTGAGCCGGCGACGGGCGGCCGGCGCCGGCCCGTGGGACGTGGCCCGGCGGGACCGGAAGGACCCGGGCCGGGCGGCCGGGGCGGGCACGCCGACCCGCACGGCTTCGAGGGACAGGGCGCGCCGGGCGGCCCCGGCGGCCCGGAGGGAAACGGCGGGCAGGGCGGCCCGGGTGGTCCCGGAGGACGCGGCGGTCCCGGCGGATTTGACGGTCCGGGCGGTCCCGGGGGTCCCGGAGGACCGGACGACCCGACGGGACCGGGCGGGCCGATCGGCCCCGGCGGCCCGGCCGGACCCGGAGGCCCCGGTGGACCCGGAGGACGCGGCGGGCCCGGTGGGCAGGCGGGACCCGGCCGAGGCGGCGCGCCCGGCGGGCCCCTCGGACCGGCGGCGCCCGGCGGCCCCGGGCGGGTCGGCCCGCACGGCCCGGCCGGTCCCGTGCCCCCCGGCGGCCCGGTCGCACACACCGGCACCGGCGCCCGGGCGGAGCAGGTGGACCACCCCTCACGTACGGGCCATGCCCCCGGCCACGCCGAACCCCCGGCACCCGCCGAGTACGACGACGACGCGGCCCCTGGCGGGCCCCCTTCGCGGGGCGGCAGGACCGGGCCCGCGTACCCGGCGGGCCCGGGCGAGTACGACGACGCCGGCCGCGGCCCGTCCCGTACGCGGGACGACCGCGACGGGTACGAAGACCCCGAGGGACCGGCGGGCGAGTACGGCGACGGCGCCGTGCCCGGCCCCGCCCGCCGCGCGCGGGGCAACCCGGGCGGGTACGCCGGACGCGGCGACCCCGGCGACCCGGCCACAGGCGAGTACGACCACGCCCCGGCGACACCCGGCCACGGCCGAGGCCGTACCCGCGGCAACCCCGACGCGTACGACGACGCCGCGGACCCGGCCCGCGGACGGGCCCGTGCGCAGGGCGACTCAGGGCGGGCCGGTGCTCCCGCGGCCGGCGCGTACGACGACCCGGCGACCGCAGGACGACTGGAGCCCGCCGACCCCGCCGGGCACCGGCCGGGTGCGGGGCAGCCCGCCGCTCTGCCCGCCTCGCAGCACTCCGCCGCGCCGCAGTTGCCCCAGGGCACCACCGACCCGGCCGTACGGAACGTACCCGGCACCCCCGTGCCTCCCGCCGGCACCGGGCCGGCGCAGCCGCAGCACCCCACCGGCCGTCGCCGCCGCCCCGCCGCGCCCGCCGAGACCCCGCAGGGCGCCCCCGCCCTGCCCCCCGGCGACCGGCACCGCCCGGGACCCGCCGCCCAGGACCCGGACACCGGCCCGTACCCCCACTCCCAGAACCCCGGCGGCGAGCCCTCCTACGCCGCCCCCGGCCCGCGCCGCGGCACCGGCCGCCCCGTACAGGACCCCGACACCGGCCCCTACCCCCACGAGGGCGGCCGCGGCCCCGGCGCCGCCGACGACACGGGCGAAGTGCGCACCGTACGCACCTCGCAGACCCCGCACCCCGGCCACGGCACCCCGGACACCGGGCACCCCCGCCGCGGTGACGCCGCTCCCGCCGTCCCCGCCCAGCACGACCCCCGCACGCAGGGCGACGGCCGCACGCAGGGCGACCCCCGCACGCAGAACGACCCCCGCACGCAGGGCGATCCCCGTACCCACGGTGGCGTCCCCCAGCAGCCCGGTCCGCAGGCCCCCGCCGCCCAGACGCCCGCCGCCCAGACCACCGGCGCCGACCCCCGCGTCTCCGGCCACACCCCCGTGCCCGTAGACCCGCGGCACGAGATGCAGACCCCCGCCCGCGGCGTCGACCCGCGCCGCGCCGCCCCCCGCGCGCAGCAGCCCGCCGGGAACTCCCCCGACACCCCCGCCGCCGCATCCGGCTCCGCCCCCGCGGCCCACGGCGGCGCCACCCGCTTCGCCCGCTCCGCCGCCACCCCCGCGATGCCGGCGCTGCCGGCGCAGCAGTCGGGCCCCATCAGCGTGCGCACCCTCGGCCAGGGCGTCGCCTACGTCGACCGGCCCTCCGGTCAGCCCGCGCAGGGCGGACCCGGCGGCGGCCAGGGAAACCGGGACGCCGACGGCAGCGGCGACGGTGGCGACGGCGGGCGGGACATCCCGGACGGCCCGAGCGCCGAAGGCGGCCGGGAGAGCCGGGGCGGTGCCCACCCCGCCCACGACCCGTACGACATCGGCGACGAGCCCACGGGCAGTCGCCGGCGCCTCGGCGCCGGCACACCCCAGGAGGGCACGCCCCCGCACGCCGCGCAGCAACACGCCCCGCAGCAACCCCACCGCCCGCCCCGCCCCGGCACCTCCGCCCGGCGGGACGCCATCGGGCGCGCCTTCGCCATAGGGGCACCCGACGCCTCCGCCGCCGAGGGTCCCGAACCCCTCGACGGCCGCCACGGCGTGGTCGAGGTCGCCGCGCAGGACCCCGAGACGACCCCGCTGCGGCTCGACGACGAGATGCCGCCCGAGCCGCTGGACAACCCGCGCCGGCTGCTCGTCTGGCCCGAGCCCGACGCCGCCACGCAGCAGGCGCTGACCGCGCGCAACTACCGGCCCGTCGTCGTCCACTCCCGCGAGGAGCTGGACGCGCAGATCTCCGTCTCCCCCGCCGGCCTCTTCGTGGACCCGCTGACCGGCCCGATCACCCGTACCGCGCTGCAGTCGCTGCGCACGGCGGCGGTGGCGGCGTCCGTCCCGGTGCTGGTCACGGCCGGCCTCGGGCAGGCGACCCGGGAGGCGGCGTACGGGGCCGACCCGGCGGTGCTGCTGAAGGCGCTGGCGCCGCGCGACAGCGAGCAGCACCCGCCGCGGGTGCTCCTCTTCGAGGAGAACCCCGACATCGCGGACGCGCTGGCGGCGACGCTGGAGCGGCGCGGCATGCAGGTCATGCACGCCACGTCGGACGAGGCGGCCGTGGACCTGGCGACGCGCTTCCGGCCGAACCTCGTGGTGATGGACCTGATGCGGATCCGCCGCCGGCGTACGGGCATCGTGGACTGGCTGAACGCGAACGGGATGCTCAACCGGATGCCGATGGTCGTCTACACGGCCGTGGACATCAACCGCGCCGAACTGCCGCGGCTGCGCTCGGGGGAGACGGTGCTGTTCCTGGCGGAGCGGTCGACGAGCGCGGAGGTGCAGAACCGGATCGTCGACCTCCTCGCCAAGATCGGCACCACGTAA
- a CDS encoding long-chain fatty acid--CoA ligase, producing MLSTMQDVPLTISRIVTHGSTIHGSAEVLTWTGSGEPPRRRTYAEVGARAAQLAHALRDELGVRQQEPVGTLMWNNAEHLEAYLALPAMGSVLHTLNLRLDPRQLVWIVNHARNRVVLTNGTLLPLLAPLLPHLPGVEHVVVAGPGDRALLDGTHVTVHDYEELLAGRPASYDWAVLDEREAAALCYTSGTTGDPKGTLYSHRSIYLHSLGVLAGEGFGISPSDLALPIVPMFHVNAWGLPHAAFMAGTSLLMPDRFLQPGPIAEMMETCRPTISGAVPTIWQALLNELDARPRDVSSMRTAIIGGSACPAQLMKGFEERHGIRVVQAWGMTETSPLGSIAHPPPGLDPAAEYPYRLTQGRFPASVEARLRGPDGNLLPHDGESAGELEVRGPWITGAYYGGADGEPFRPEDKFSEDGWLRTGDVGTITADGYLTLTDRSKDVIKSGGEWISSMELENHLMAHPDVAEAAVIAVPDEKWEERPLAAVVVREGAEVTYQELRAYLGERIAKWQLPERWARIGEVPKTSVGKFDKKVLRRRYADGELTVTRL from the coding sequence GTGCTGAGCACGATGCAGGACGTACCGCTGACCATCTCGCGGATCGTCACCCACGGCTCCACCATCCACGGCTCCGCCGAGGTCCTCACCTGGACCGGATCCGGCGAGCCGCCGCGCAGGCGGACCTACGCCGAAGTCGGCGCCCGCGCCGCGCAGCTCGCCCACGCGCTCCGCGACGAGCTGGGCGTACGGCAGCAGGAGCCGGTCGGCACCCTCATGTGGAACAACGCCGAGCACCTGGAGGCGTACCTCGCGCTGCCCGCCATGGGCTCCGTGCTGCACACCCTCAACCTCCGCCTCGACCCGCGCCAGCTCGTCTGGATCGTCAACCACGCCCGCAACCGCGTCGTCCTCACCAACGGCACCCTCCTCCCCCTCCTCGCCCCGCTGCTGCCGCACCTGCCCGGCGTCGAGCACGTCGTCGTCGCCGGCCCCGGCGACCGCGCGCTCCTCGACGGCACCCACGTCACCGTCCACGACTACGAGGAACTCCTCGCCGGCCGCCCCGCGTCGTACGACTGGGCCGTCCTCGACGAACGCGAGGCCGCCGCCCTGTGCTACACCTCCGGCACCACCGGCGACCCCAAGGGCACCCTCTACAGCCACCGTTCCATCTATCTGCACTCCCTCGGCGTCCTCGCCGGCGAGGGGTTCGGCATCTCGCCGAGCGACCTCGCGCTGCCGATCGTGCCGATGTTCCACGTCAACGCCTGGGGGCTGCCGCACGCCGCGTTCATGGCCGGCACGTCCCTGCTGATGCCCGACCGCTTCCTCCAGCCGGGCCCCATCGCCGAGATGATGGAGACCTGCCGGCCCACGATCAGCGGTGCCGTCCCCACCATCTGGCAGGCGCTGCTCAACGAACTCGACGCCAGGCCCCGCGACGTCTCCTCCATGCGCACCGCCATCATCGGCGGCTCCGCCTGCCCGGCCCAGCTCATGAAGGGCTTCGAGGAGCGGCACGGGATCCGCGTCGTGCAGGCGTGGGGCATGACGGAGACCTCGCCGCTGGGCAGCATCGCGCACCCGCCGCCGGGGCTGGATCCGGCGGCGGAGTACCCGTACCGGCTGACCCAGGGGCGCTTCCCCGCCAGCGTGGAGGCGCGGCTGCGCGGCCCGGACGGGAACCTGCTGCCGCACGACGGGGAGTCGGCGGGGGAGCTGGAGGTACGCGGGCCGTGGATCACGGGCGCGTACTACGGCGGCGCGGACGGGGAGCCGTTCCGGCCGGAGGACAAGTTCAGCGAGGACGGCTGGCTGCGCACCGGCGACGTCGGCACGATCACGGCCGACGGCTATCTGACGCTGACGGACCGGTCGAAGGACGTCATCAAGTCGGGCGGCGAGTGGATCTCGTCGATGGAGCTGGAGAACCACCTGATGGCCCACCCCGACGTCGCGGAGGCCGCGGTCATCGCCGTACCGGACGAGAAGTGGGAGGAACGGCCGCTGGCGGCGGTGGTGGTGCGCGAGGGCGCGGAGGTGACGTACCAGGAGCTGCGGGCGTATCTGGGGGAGCGGATCGCGAAGTGGCAGTTGCCGGAGCGGTGGGCGCGGATCGGGGAGGTGCCGAAGACGAGCGTGGGGAAGTTCGACAAGAAGGTGCTGCGCCGGCGGTACGCGGACGGGGAGCTGACGGTCACGCGGTTGTGA